The Triticum dicoccoides isolate Atlit2015 ecotype Zavitan chromosome 6A, WEW_v2.0, whole genome shotgun sequence genome has a window encoding:
- the LOC119316762 gene encoding probable serine/threonine-protein kinase At1g54610 encodes MGSLCSKEQVVEEEHVPVPVPDRLRLQKAPSQSLKQLITLTAKEDSAVVAPIVHAVISRSESSVKPKAQPTTAPQKKAPVLVVASLNKSYSTAGLTHHRRPTVDTGDHDAADPIPQGVPQGFSGEHVIAGWPSWLTSVAGEVVHGWLPRRADTFERLDKIGQGTYSNVYMARDLQSGKIVALKRVRFLNMDPESVRFMAREIHILRRLDHPNVIKLEGIVTSRLSHSLYLVFEYMEHDLAGLAVTPGLRFTEPQVKCFMRQILAGLHHCHGRGVLHRDIKGSNLLIDDNGVLKIADFGLATFFDPAKTQHLTSRVVTLWYRPPELLLGATEYGVAVDLWSTGCILAELLAGKPIMPGQTEIEQLHKIFKLCGSPSEEYWAKAKLPDVTLFKPQRPYRRRTAETFRDFPPTALDLVDTLLAIEPSHRGTAASALDSQFFRTKPLACDPSSFPKYPPSKEYDAKLRGKEAMRQNAAATIAGNGSLSVKPGRNDEPKPVDAVGADRQRRQVRNNPKSSSHHCSTLEDSMSGFRMEPRAAAGQLSTMQNAGQFGSTWYRKDYQRGRGFQRTTSFVRVLNHAAHLTSQRSYATSRGTDLHPSSSAARNSNSKYNRLDVAEPANALDRPVPANKDTAMPTRDAPSAVPGYGGRNRRMNYSGPLVPPGGNMDEMLKEHERQIQVAVRKARVDKERINRNHY; translated from the exons ATGGGCAGCCTTTGCTCCAAGGAGCAGGTTGTCGAGGAGGAACACGTGCCGGTGCCGGTGCCGGACAGGTTGCGGCTGCAGAAAGCGCCCAGCCAATCCCTGAAGCAGCTCATCACTCTCACCGCCAAGGAGGATTCTGCGGTCGTCGCGCCGATCGTGCACGCCGTCATCAGCAGGTCCGAGTCCAGCGTCAAGCCCAAGGCGCAGCCTACCACCGCACCCCAGAAGAAGGCTCCGGTGCTCGTCGTCGCCTCTCTCAACAAGTCGTACAGCACAGCCGGGCTCACGCACCACCGGCGGCCCACCGTGGACACCGGCGACCATGATGCAGCGGACCCCATCCCGCAGGGCGTGCCCCAGGGGTTCTCCGGCGAGCACGTGATCGCCGGCTGGCCGTCCTGGCTAACCTCCGTGGCCGGGGAGGTGGTCCATGGGTGGCTGCCCCGCCGTGCCGACACCTTCGAGAGGTTGGACAAGATCGGGCAGGGCACGTACAGCAACGTGTACATGGCGCGCGACCTGCAGAGCGGCAAGATCGTGGCGCTGAAGCGGGTGCGCTTCCTCAACATGGACCCGGAGAGCGTGCGGTTCATGGCGAGGGAGATCCACATCCTGCGCCGGCTTGACCACCCCAACGTGATCAAGCTGGAGGGCATCGTCACGTCACGCCTCTCCCACAGCCTCTACCTCGTCTTCGAGTACATGGAGCACGACCTAGCCGGCCTCGCCGTCACCCCGGGCCTCCGCTTCACCGAGCCGCAGGTCAAGTGCTTCATGAGGCAGATCCTGGCGGGGCTCCACCATTGCCACGGCCGTGGGGTGCTCCACAGGGACATCAAAGGGTCCAACCTGCTCATCGACGACAACGGCGTGCTCAAAATCGCCGACTTCGGGCTGGCCACCTTCTTCGACCCGGCCAAGACACAGCACCTCACGAGCAGGGTCGTCACGCTGTGGTACCGCCCGCCGGAGCTCCTGCTCGGAGCCACCGAGTACGGGGTCGCGGTCGACCTGTGGAGCACCGGCTGCATCCTCGCCGAGCTGCTCGCCGGAAAGCCCATCATGCCCGGACAGACCGAG ATTGAGCAGCTGCACAAGATCTTCAAACTCTGCGGTTCGCCGTCTGAGGAGTACTGGGCCAAGGCGAAGCTGCCGGACGTGACCCTCTTTAAGCCGCAGCGACCCTACAGGCGCCGGACGGCCGAGACCTTCCGGGACTTCCCTCCCACGGCGCTGGACCTCGTGGACACGCTGCTGGCCATCGAACCCTCCCACCGGGGCACCGCAGCTTCGGCACTCGACAGCCAA TTCTTCAGAACCAAGCCGTTGGCGTGTGACCCGTCGAGCTTTCCCAAGTACCCGCCAAGCAAAGAGTACGACGCCAAGCTCCGCGGCAAGGAGGCCATGAG GCAAAACGCGGCGGCAACCATAGCAGGCAACGGCTCCCTGTCCGTGAAGCCGGGAAGAAACGACGAACCCAAGCCAGTAGACGCCGTTGGAGCAGACCGCCAG AGGAGGCAGGTGCGTAACAACCCGAAGAGCAGCAGCCACCACTGCAGCACGCTGGAGGACAGCATGTCGGGATTCCGCATGGAGCCGCGGGCAGCCGCCGGGCAGCTGTCGACGATGCAGAACGCCGGGCAGTTCGGGTCGACGTGGTACAGGAAAGACTACCAGCGCGGCCGCGGGTTCCAGCGAACGACCAGCTTCGTCAGGGTGTTGAACCACGCCGCGCACCTGACGTCGCAGAGGTCCTACGCCACGTCCCGGGGCACCGACCTGCACCCGAGCTCGTCGGCGGCCAGGAATAGCAACTCCAAGTACAACCGCCTCGACGTCGCCGAGCCCGCCAATGCGCTTGACAGGCCCGTCCCTGCCAACAAAGACACCGCCATGCCCACGAGGGACGCCCCTTCAGCTGTGCCT GGTTACGGAGGGCGGAACCGGAGGATGAACTACTCCGGCCCGCTGGTGCCGCCGGGAGGGAACATGGACGAGATGCTCAAGGAGCACGAGCGGCAGATCCAGGTGGCGGTGCGCAAAGCGCGCGTCGACAAGGAGAGGATCAACCGCAACCATTACTGA